The Stigmatella aurantiaca DW4/3-1 genome contains the following window.
AAGGGGCGCGGACCCCAGGGGCATCCCATCCATGGAGAGCGCCGCCCCACTGGGCCGGGAATCGATGGTCACGCGCCCAGGTGCCTCCTGGTCGCGGGCGGCGGCATGGAGACGGGACGGAAACCGGCGCACGGCCAAGGATGAAGACGCGGCGAGTCTGCCGGGCACCCAGGCCAGCTCCGAAGAGGCTGTCCCCTCGGGAGACGGCTCCTCGGAGAGCTTCCCTACGGGGAAAACGTGCGGCTTCGCGAAAAGAAAGCCCCACGGGTTCGCGAGCACGCCCATGCCGCCGGCCGCCAGCAGCACGCCGGCGGCAACCGCGGCGCCTCGCCACCCACTTCCACCGAGGCGGGGAGCCGGCACCTCGGGGCTGGGCGCCACCGCCGGGAGCAACTCTGTCTGGCGGGAAGGCACTGTCTCCGTGCATCCCGGAAAAACCGCGGGCAGCTCCATCGACGCCGTGGGGACTCTCCCGCGCCGGCGCGTGCTCCACTGAGCCAGCCGCGCCTGCGTCCAGCGCTCCGCCTCGGGCAACCCCGCACGCAGCGCCTGGGCGAACGCTTCCGCGGAAGAGGGCCGCTCCGCCTTGTCGCGCCTCAGCGCCCACATGAGCGCTTCATTGAGCGCCACGGGAACATCCGCGCGCAGCTGGCGCACCGGAGGAATGGGGCTCCAGAGCAGCGCGCTGAGCACCGTGGCCTCATTCGACTGATGGAAGACGCGGCGCCCCGTGAGCAGCTCATGCAACACAAGCCCCAGCGAGAACAGATCGCTTCGTGTATCGAGTGGCTCGCCACGCGCCTGCTCCGGCGACAGATAAGGCAGGCTTCCCCGGACCAGCCCGGAGCGGGTCTGCGTGAGTTCCAGCCCCGCCGCGCGGGCAATCCCAAAGTCGATGATCTTGACCTTGCCCTCCACCGTCAGAAAGAGGTTGGAGGGCTTGAGATCCCGGTGAATGAGCCCCAGCCGGACGCCCGCGGGCGAGGGGGCATTCTGGGCATACGCGAGGGCCTCCAGCACCTGGAGCCCCATCTCCACCACCATCCCGCACGCGAGCGGCCCCTCGGAGGTCAGGTCCAATTGTGACAGGGGAATGCCCTCCAAGCATTCCATGACCAGATAGAGGTCTTCCCCTTCCCGCCCCAGATCCAACGTGCGGACGATGTGAGGATGGTCCAGCAGGGCGCCGATACGGGCCTCATCGATGAAACGGCCCCGGGAGCCGGCAGGCCGCTCATCGCCATGCAACACCTTGAGGGCCACGCGCGAGCCCGGCTGTCGCGTGGGCTCCGCCTCCCAGACCTCGCCCATCCCGCCCCGGCCCAGGCGGTGCAGCAATCGATACGGGCCCAGGATGCGCTGCCTCATGGCGCGTGGCCATTTCCCGCGAGCGGCACCGGCTCCCTCACCCAGGAAGCACGGGCTTGCCCGAGCCGTTGCACAGCAGGAGCCTTGACGGGAGTCGAGGGCGTGGCCGTCAGCAGGGCCGGGCTGGCGATGACCGGGCGGATCATGCACGCCGCTATATCATTCCATGAGAAGACGGTCCTGCTGCCCATGCCCTCTCGCATGCCCCTCTCCTCCATCACACTCTCTGTGTTCCGGCACGCACAGCAGGACTGGATTCATGTCCCCGCCCTGCGGGTTGTTGTCCGTCCACCGAGGGGGGAGCCGGTCGCTGCCCTGCTGGGGCTGGAACCCTTGGTGGTGGGCAGCCGCGGCGCGGATCTGCTCGTTCCCGACCGCACCATCTCGGGAAAGCACTGCCTGCTGCGGCTCACGGAAGAAGGCGTCCTGCTCAGGGATCTCGGCAGCAAGAACGGCCTGGTGATGGCTGGGGTGCGGCTGAAGGAAGCCCTGCTCATCCCCGGTGCTCAAGTGATGATGGGCCAGTCCGTTCTGAGCTTGGAGCTCACGGGCCCTCCCCAGCAGGTGCCGCTGTGGCCCGAGCCCCACTTCGGCGGCGCTCTGGGGGCAAGCGTGCGCATGCGGGCCCTCTTCGCCCAGCTTCACCGGGTCGCCACGGGAACGGAAACGGTGCTCCTGCTCGGAGAGTCCGGCACCGGCAAGGAACTGCTCGCACGGGCCATCCACGACGCGAGCCCTCGCCGCGACGGCCCCTTCGTGGTGTTCGATTGC
Protein-coding sequences here:
- a CDS encoding serine/threonine-protein kinase, yielding MRQRILGPYRLLHRLGRGGMGEVWEAEPTRQPGSRVALKVLHGDERPAGSRGRFIDEARIGALLDHPHIVRTLDLGREGEDLYLVMECLEGIPLSQLDLTSEGPLACGMVVEMGLQVLEALAYAQNAPSPAGVRLGLIHRDLKPSNLFLTVEGKVKIIDFGIARAAGLELTQTRSGLVRGSLPYLSPEQARGEPLDTRSDLFSLGLVLHELLTGRRVFHQSNEATVLSALLWSPIPPVRQLRADVPVALNEALMWALRRDKAERPSSAEAFAQALRAGLPEAERWTQARLAQWSTRRRGRVPTASMELPAVFPGCTETVPSRQTELLPAVAPSPEVPAPRLGGSGWRGAAVAAGVLLAAGGMGVLANPWGFLFAKPHVFPVGKLSEEPSPEGTASSELAWVPGRLAASSSLAVRRFPSRLHAAARDQEAPGRVTIDSRPSGAALSMDGMPLGSAPLYRHVLSPGSYEVEAVFPDGRRRRKMLQVASGEDAQLLLEW